One window of the Bos mutus isolate GX-2022 chromosome X, NWIPB_WYAK_1.1, whole genome shotgun sequence genome contains the following:
- the GABRQ gene encoding gamma-aminobutyric acid receptor subunit theta produces MSIRGMLRAAVFLLLIRTWLAEGSDLSSTPKFHVELSSTVPEVVLNLFDCKNCANEATVHKILDRVLSNYDSRLRPNFGGTPVPVGVSIYVSSIEQISEVTMDYTITMFFHQTWKDPRLAYHETNLNLTLDYRLFEKLWVPDCYFLNSKEAFVHDATVENRVFQLHPDGTVRYGIRLTTTAACSMNLEKFPLDKQTCKLEVESYGYTVDDILLYWEGSGNAVQGTEKLHIPQFSFLGKTISTKEVFFYTGSYVRLILRFLVKREVTSYLVQIYWPSVLTTVVSWISFWMNYESSAARVTVGLTSMLILNSINSHLRNQFPQFSCIKAIDIYMVVCFFFVFLSLVEYVYINYLFYNRRGSRHSQRQLRRALRVMERYRYREAEQHHAHKRRREEEAVCPVDEPINHADEESPSSPPSPKVIVHTAFNDQVHLEDETDSPPSSPWWAGLASPESLGSLASLTKEAPLASSESLSSLSSLSDGASLATTESLSDLPSTSEQVVHDDGIRVNGIDVDNSVVPTKIRNLAETHDPEEDPEESSDSDESEDNGPSKKRLLVHGQRHVQEATYELQEICNTLRDIHSLPDDVIVESGYPDLEEQLKRKVDSTGSLHSDDFMDFDGDKESNSESDNSFPPSPGCSFSKGFSSDLFHPDYIPKVDQCCRLLFPLAFVVFNIVYWVYHIY; encoded by the exons ATGAGCATCCGAGGGATGCTGCGAGCCGCTGTGTTTCTGCTGCTCATCAGAACCTGGCTCGCGGAGGGCAGTGACCTCAGTTCCACCCCGAAATTCCACGTAGAGCTCTCTTCCACCGTGCCCGAAGTCGTCCTGAACCTCTTCGACTG CAAAAATTGTGCAAATGAAGCTACAGTTCACAAGATTTTGGACAGGGTGCTGTCGAACTATGATAGCCGTCTGAGGCCCAATTTTGGAG GCACCCCTGTGCCAGTGGGAGTGTCTATCTATGTCTCCAGTATTGAACAGATCTCAGAAGTGACTATG GACTATACCATTACGATGTTTTTTCATCAGACCTGGAAAGATCCACGTTTAGCGTATCATGAGACCAACCTGAACTTGACCCTGGACTATCGACTGTTTGAGAAGTTGTGGGTCCCTGACTGCTACTTTCTAAATAGCAAGGAGGCATTTGTTCATGATGCAACTGTGGAAAACCGCGTGTTTCAGCTTCACCCAGATGGAACCGTGCGGTATGGCATACG GCTCACCACCACAGCAGCTTGTTCCATGAATCTGGAAAAATTCCCTCTGGACAAGCAGACCTGCAAGCTGGAGGTGGAGAGCT ATGGCTACACAGTTGACGACATCCTGCTCTACTGGGAAGGCAGTGGGAATGCCGTCCAGGGGACAGAGAAGCTTCACATCCCTCAGTTCAGCTTCCTGGGAAAGACGATCAGTACCAAAGAGGTGTTTTTCTACACAG GTTCCTATGTGCGCCTGATCCTGAGGTTCCTGGTCAAAAGGGAAGTCACCAGTTACCTTGTGCAGATCTATTGGCCCAGCGTCCTTACCACTGTTGTTTCTTGGATATCATTTTGGATGAACTATGAATCTTCTGCAGCCAGGGTGACAGTCG GTTTGACTTCAATGCTCATCCTGAACTCCATCAACTCACATCTGCGGAATCAATTCCCCCAATTTTCCTGTATCAAGGCCATCGACATCTATATGGTCGTATGCTTCTTCTTCGTGTTCTTGTCCTTGGTGGAGTATGTCTACATCAACTACCTTTTCTACAACCGAAGAGGATCCCGGCATTCTCAGAGGCAACTCAGAAGAGCCCTAAGAGTCATGGAGCGCTACCGCTACCGAGAGGCAGAGCAG CACCATGCGCACAAGAGACGCCGGGAAGAAGAGGCAGTTTGCCCAGTGGACGAGCCCATCAATCATGCTGACGAGGAAagtccttcctctcctccctccccaaaagtGATTGTTCATACAGCATTCAATGACCAGGTTCACCTAGAAGATGAAACTGACTCTCCTCCCTCTAGCCCATGGTGGGCCGGCCTAGCAAGCCCAGAAAGTCTTGGCTCTTTGGCCTCCCTCACAAAGGAGGCACCACTGGCCTCCTCAGAAAGCCTCAGTTCGCTGTCCTCTCTCTCTGATGGGGCCTCGCTGGCCACCACAGAAAGCCTGAGTGATCTCCCGTCCACCTCAGAGCAGGTGGTGCACGATGACGGCATTCGAGTTAATGGTATTGATGTTGATAACAGTGTTGTTCCCACCAAAATCCGCAACCTTGCTGAGACCCATGACCCAGAAGAAGACCCTGAAGAGAGCTCTGACTCCGATGAGAGTGAAGACAATGGCCCCAGCAAGAAGCGTCTGCTTGTCCATGGCCAGAGGCATGTGCAAGAAGCAACCTATGAGCTTCAGGAGATCTGTAACACCCTTCGTGATATCCATAGCTTACCTGATGATGTCATAGTTGAGAGCGGCTACCCTGACCTTGAGGAGCAACTCAAGCGTAAAGTTGACAGTACCGGAAGCCTCCATAGTGATGATTTTATGGACTTTGATGGAGACAAGGAGAGCAACTCGGAGTCTGATAACAGTTTCCCCCCAAGCCCTGGCTGCTCCTTCAGTAAAGGGTTCTCCTCCGATCTCTTTCACCCTGACTACATTCCTAAGGTTGACCAATGCTGCCGGCTCCTCTTCCCTCTTGCCTTCGTGGTGTTCAACATTGTGTACTGGGTGTATCATATCTATTAG